From a region of the Besnoitia besnoiti strain Bb-Ger1 chromosome I, whole genome shotgun sequence genome:
- a CDS encoding hypothetical protein (encoded by transcript BESB_004340), which translates to MTDIIKDEDLPRVLFLHRINGGPTGSVQRLIQRSVGRGKFMAPDLKSRKLLFLYTVAFAVFIVMQFVCTVLFWLYLSRLYASLLTGTAIVLCVTAYCLGGRGLSTLILRTALREATEAFRRFRPQVIAASSFGAVVALHMDIPKMPMILFSPAQEMYQRYIRSDQEMSLRSYPYTLIVHGSRDSVVPLQDSIHLVETSELGRCRLEVVDDDNKLHSLTQQEVSIWIEEVFKRGRANVQMLAAEGDKTVDPTLFETPNLEAGEPQREETNKPFEGSDAGSDDETASFGEASAVPKDNAHNRGSGSSASTDADATGP; encoded by the exons ATGACAGACATTATTAAAGACGAGGATTTGCCCAGGGTCTTATTCCTTCACAG GATCAATGGAGGCCCAACCGGCAGCGTGCAGCGCCTGATTCAGCGCTCAGTGGGAAGAGGCAAGTTCATGGCGCCTGACCTGAAGAGTCGGAAACTCCTCTTCTTGTACACAGTCGCGTTCGCTGTTTTCATCGTCATGCAGTTTGTCTGCACCGT GCTATTCTGGCTCTACCTCTCTCGTCTGTACGCATCCCTGCTTACGGGTACCGCG ATAGTACTCTGCGTGACTGCGTACTGCCTTGGTGGGCGAGGGCTGTCAACACTTATCCTGAGAACGGCACTGCGAGAGGCTACAGAAGCCTTCCGGCGATTTAGGCCTCAGGTAATTGCTGCATCGTCGTTCGGTgctgtcgtcgccctccacaTGGATATCCCCAAAATGCCTATG ATACTTTTCTCTCCTGCTCAAGAAATGTATCAGAGGTACATACGGTCGGACCAGGAGATGTCCTTGCGCAGCTATCCTTACACTTTGATCGTCCACGGAAGTCGAGACTCCGTCGTGCCTCTTCAAGACTCGATTCATCTCGTCGAGACATCCGAGTTGGGTCGTTGCAGACTGGAGGTGGTCG ACGACGACAATAAGCTGCACTCACTCACGCAACAGGAAGTCAG CATTTGGATTGAGGAAGTCTTCAAACGGGGCAGAGCGAATGTGCAGATGCtggctgcagagggagacaAAACAGTGGACCCTACATTGTTCGAAACTCCCAATCTTGAGGCAGGGGAGCCCCaacgagaggagacgaacaAGCCTTTCGAAGGTTCGGACGCAGGCTCAGATGACGAAACGGCATCCTTTGGAGAAGCAAGCGCAGTGCCAAAGGACAATGCTCACAACAGAGGCTCCGGGTCTTCCGCATCAACCGATGCGGACGCCACCGGTCCTTAG